A single region of the Fibrobacterota bacterium genome encodes:
- the tsaD gene encoding tRNA (adenosine(37)-N6)-threonylcarbamoyltransferase complex transferase subunit TsaD codes for MVTLGIETSCDETACGIVDDGMRVLANAIHSQIDLHAVYGGVVPEIAARAHLEKIDPIVRAALEAASLDLSQVDQIAFTRGPGLLGPLLVGASFARALARSLGKPVAGVNHLEGHLASAFLEAPDLAPPLLCLVVSGGHTEFIKVDAGLRYTVLGKTRDDAAGEAFDKCGKILGLGYPAGPLVAKLAAGGRRDFLALPRALDRQDNFEFSFSGLKTAVLRYVQSADPDAIRNQLPHICASLESAIVEVLVKKAGQALDWAGCDSLAVVGGVSANAHLRERMAEAGRKRGFRVVFPSPWLCGDNGAMIAAIAQWRANHGIQVTETAVNPSLTWA; via the coding sequence GTGGTAACCCTCGGAATCGAAACCTCTTGCGACGAAACCGCCTGCGGCATCGTCGACGACGGCATGCGCGTATTGGCCAACGCCATCCACAGCCAGATCGATCTGCACGCGGTATACGGGGGCGTGGTTCCCGAAATCGCCGCCCGCGCCCATCTTGAAAAGATCGACCCCATCGTCCGCGCCGCCCTGGAGGCCGCGTCCCTCGATCTTTCCCAAGTCGATCAAATCGCCTTCACCCGCGGTCCCGGCTTGCTGGGACCGCTCCTGGTCGGCGCCTCTTTCGCCCGCGCCCTCGCGCGTTCCCTGGGCAAGCCCGTCGCCGGCGTCAATCATCTCGAAGGCCATCTCGCCTCCGCCTTCCTGGAGGCGCCTGATCTCGCGCCGCCCCTGCTCTGCCTGGTCGTCTCCGGCGGCCATACCGAATTCATCAAGGTGGATGCCGGGCTCCGCTACACCGTCCTCGGCAAAACCCGCGACGATGCCGCCGGCGAGGCCTTCGACAAGTGCGGCAAAATCCTGGGGCTGGGCTATCCCGCCGGCCCGCTGGTCGCCAAGCTGGCCGCCGGCGGCCGTCGCGACTTCCTGGCCCTACCGCGCGCCCTGGATCGGCAGGACAACTTCGAGTTCTCCTTCAGCGGCCTCAAGACCGCCGTCCTCCGGTACGTCCAATCCGCCGATCCGGACGCCATCCGAAACCAATTGCCCCATATTTGCGCCTCCCTGGAATCGGCCATCGTCGAGGTGCTGGTGAAGAAAGCGGGGCAGGCGCTGGACTGGGCAGGGTGCGATTCCCTGGCCGTGGTGGGCGGCGTTTCCGCCAATGCCCATTTGCGCGAACGCATGGCGGAAGCGGGCCGCAAACGCGGATTCCGCGTCGTTTTCCCTTCTCCCTGGCTCTGCGGGGACAACGGCGCCATGATTGCCGCCATCGCGCAATGGCGCGCCAACCATGGGATCCAGGTGACCGAAACGGCCGTAAACCCTTCCCTGACTTGGGCCTGA
- a CDS encoding TlpA family protein disulfide reductase: MKILVAMMIAVLFSGCATAPRLKGPTEPVTQMKNFDYGLALTPFNGNTKRLADFRGKNISIYYLSSVCPHCHAAMPKIEKARKILDSLGYERINICIKFNTDDQFTSFIREEKLTGACFKDADRNFALKYGTGSVPVFFVINDSGDVARYNSVGDTLAEQVKEGLKPCCKD, encoded by the coding sequence GTGAAAATCCTCGTAGCCATGATGATCGCCGTTTTGTTTTCCGGTTGCGCGACGGCTCCCCGCCTGAAGGGCCCGACCGAACCCGTTACGCAAATGAAGAACTTCGACTACGGTTTGGCGCTCACGCCTTTCAACGGGAATACCAAACGGCTCGCGGATTTCCGCGGCAAGAACATCTCCATCTACTACCTGTCTTCCGTATGCCCCCACTGCCACGCCGCCATGCCGAAGATCGAAAAGGCCAGGAAAATCCTGGATTCCCTCGGCTACGAGCGCATAAACATCTGCATCAAATTCAATACGGATGACCAGTTCACCAGTTTCATCCGGGAGGAGAAGCTGACCGGCGCCTGCTTCAAGGATGCGGATCGGAATTTCGCCTTGAAGTACGGCACCGGATCCGTCCCGGTGTTTTTCGTGATCAACGATAGCGGCGACGTCGCCCGCTATAATTCGGTCGGCGATACCTTGGCCGAACAGGTGAAGGAAGGATTGAAGCCTTGCTGCAAGGACTGA